Below is a window of bacterium DNA.
TCGAAGCGCCCCGCCGCGTACGAGAACGAGAACCCGAGGATCAGGCCGGTGAGTACGAAGATTGCGCCGTGCGCAACGCTGAGCGCTCGTTCCTCGGGCCCGCCCGATTCGAAGGCGAACCCGCGCCTGACCGCGGAGCCCAGCGCGATACACACATAATTCGCGGCGGCAAGCGTCAGCCAGAGGGCGGCGAGCGGCGTCGAATACGCGAGATACTCCATCACAAGCGGCCTCGATCAACCGGCTGCCCGGACGACGCCGGCATCTCCGCGAGAATCCAGTCCGCGGCGGCGGCGAGATCGGCCGCCACATGATCGGCGTCCCGCCCGCGGGCCATCGCCGGGCCGGCCGGCGCTTCGCCGGCCGGCCCGTGAAGCCGCACGGTCCGGCAGCCCGCCCGCCGTCCCGCCTCGACGTCGGTTGCCGCGTCCCCGATCATCACCGAGGCACGGAGATCGATTCCGAGATCGGACGCCGCCCGCAGCAACAGGCCCGGCGCCGGTTTGCGGCAATCGCACACCACCCGATAGGCATCGATCGCGCCCTCGGGATGATGCGGACAGTAGTAGATCGCATCGAGGGCCGCGCCGTGGGCGAGGAGCCGCGACTCGAGCGTATCGTGGATGCGGCGCAGCTCGTCTTCCGAGACCATGCCGCGCGCGACCACCGACTGGTTCGTGACGACCACGATCATCCAGCCGGCGCGGTGAAGACGGCGAACGCCCGCCGGCGCACCGGGCAGGATCTCGATCTGCGACGCGTCTGTCAGGTGCACGACATCGCGGATCAGCACGCCGTCGCGGTCGAGAAACACCGCGCGGCGGCCGCCGCCGGCTTGGCCGGCGGAGACGCCGGCGCCTCGCCCCTGCGGGCCGCCCGCGGCGCGCAGGGCGCGCTCCGCCGCGGCGAGGCGCTCGGGCGTGCCGCAATCGTAGAAGGCGTCGACCCGAAACGTCCGAACCCGTTCCCCGCGGTCGATCATGCGCTGCACGACGTCCGTGAGCCACACCTCGCCGGGCGGCGACGCCGCCGCATGCCGCCGGCCGGCCATCTCGTCGAGCGCCTCACGCAGCCGCCGGCCCTCAGCAAACACGAACGTCCCGGCGACCGCGTCGTGGCTCGGCGGCGCGGCAGGCTTCTCCCATATGCGGCGCACCCATCCGCCGTCATCCGTCTCGACGATCCCGTAGCTGCGACCGTCTTCCACGCGGGCGACCGCGATCGCCGTGACGCCGGCGCGTACGGCCGCCGATAGATCACCGCACAAGATCGTGTCCCCGAACGCGACCAGCAGCGGCCCGTCGAGATAGTCGCGCGCGGCGCGCACCGCGTCGCCGTTCCCGCCGAGCGGCGATTGAACGACAACGCGCGCCCGCGGACCGGAACGCGTCTCGAGGTACGCGGCGATCTGATCGCCCAGGTGGCCCACCACCACGACGACGTCCCGGATGCCGGCGCCGGCCAGCGCATCGAGAACGTGCGCGAGGATCGGACGCCCCGCCACCGGCAGGAGCGGTTTCGGCGTCGTCAGCGTCGCCGGCTCGAGCCGCCGGCCCCGGCCGGCGGCCGGCACGATCGCCCGCACGTCAGTGCTTGAAGTGCCGGAGCCCGGTCATCACCATCGCCATCCCGGCCGTTTCCGCCGCGGCGATCACTTCGGGGTCGCGCCTCGAGCCGCCCGGCTGAATGACCGCGGCGATCCCGACGGCGGCCGCCGCCTCCACGCCGTCCGCGAACGGAAAGAACGCCTCCGACGCCATGCACGCGCCGCGCGCGCGGTCCCCCGCCACGCGCCCGGCGATGCGGACCGATTCCACGCGGTTCGGCTGGCCCGCGCCCACACCCACCACGCCCCGGCCCCGGGCGAAGACGATCGCGTTCGACCGGACGTGCCGGCACACCGTCCACGCGAAGCGGAGATCCTTCCATTCGTCGGCGGTCGGCTCGCGGGACGTCACGACCTTGAGATCGGCCTCCACCAAGTCGAGCGCGTCGCGATCCTGGACGAGGAGCCCGCCGCGAACGCGCCGCCAGTCGACGCCGGGCCGGGGGCCCGCGGGGCCGAGCGGACCGGTCTCGAGCAGGCGCACGGCCTTCTTCCGCCCGAGCAGCGCGGCGGCGTCCTCGTCGAATCCCGGGGCGATGACCGCCTCGAGGAACGTCTCGCCGATGGCCTCGGCGGCCGTGCGATCGACCCGGCGGTTGATCGCCACGATGCCGCCGAAGGCGGACACGGGATCGCCCTCGCGCGCGCGCAGGTACGCCTCCCTCACACTGCCCGCGATCGCGACGCCGCACGGAATGCCGTGTTTCACGACGGCAGCCGCCGCGTCTCCGAACTCGCGGACGACCTCGAGCGCCGCGTCGAGGTCGTAGATATTGTTGTAGGAGAGTTCCTTTCCGGAGATCTGCCGGGCGGTGGCGACGCTCGGCACGGCGCGCGATTCAGCGCCGCCGGCGCGGTCCCGGTAAAACGCTCCGCGTTGATGAGGGTTCTCGCCGTACCGCAGGTCCTGAATCTTTTCGAACGCGAAGCCGATCTCCGCGGGGAATTCGCCGGTCCCGACCGGCGCCCCGGCGCCGCGGGCGGCATCCGACGCGCGGGACTCCGCCGCGGCCTCGAGCCAGCCGCCGATCGCGCGGTCGTAGGCCGACGTCCGCCGGAACGCCTCGCGCGCAAGCCGGCGCCTCGTCTCTAGCGAGACGTCGTGCGTCCGGGCGATCTCCTCGAGCGCCCGACCGTACTGCGCCGGGTCGCTCAGCACCACGACGTCGTGAAAATTCTTGGCGGCGGCGCGGAGCATCGTCACGCCGCCGATGTCGATCTCTTCGATCAGAACCGGGTCGCCGGACCCCCGGGCCAGCGCGGCTTCGAACGGATACAGCGTTACGGCGACGAGATCGATCGGACGGATTCCGTGACGCGACAGCTCCTCGGTGTGCCGCTCGTCCGCGCGTACCGCGAGTAGCCCGCCGTGTACCGCGGGGTGGAGCGTCTTCACCCGACCGCCGAGGATCTCGGGAAATCCCGTCAGGGTCTCGAGCGGGGACACGGGCACGCCGGCCTCCCGCAGCGCGGCGGCCGTGCCGCCGGTCGACACGATTTCACAGCCGAAGGCGGCCAGCCCCCGCGCGAGGTCCACGATGCCCGTCTTGTCCGCGACGCTCAACAGCGCCCGCTTGATCGTCATGGCTTCGCGCGAATCTCCCCGCCGGTGCGGCTCCCCTCGCCGGACGGCAACCGCCGCACCCGATTCTGCTCGATCCGCAGGCGGTCTTCGGCGAACAGCCGCACCGCCAGCGGGTAGGCGCGCAGCTCTTCCCGCCGTACGCGCGCGGACAGGGTCGCCGGCGTGTCGCCGTCCTCGACGGCAACCGGCGCCTGGACGATGATCGGCCCGGCGTCGGCGTCCCGGGTTACGAAGTGGACCGTGCAGCCGCTGACGCGCGCACCGGAGGCCAGCACGGCTTCGTGCACCCGGTCGCCGTACATCCCTTTGCCGCCAAAGGCGGGCAGCAGCGCCGGGTGGATGTTCATTATCCGGCCCGCAAACGCGTCGACGAAGGACGGCGTGAGGATGCGCAGGAAACCCGCGAGGCAAACGAGTCCGGCGCCGGCCTCCTCGAGCGTCTTCCGCAACACCGCCTCGAACGCGGCCCGCGAGGAGAAGTCGCGGTGGTCGACCGTCACCGCGCGGATCCCGGCGGCGCGCGCCCGCTCGAGCGCGTAGGAGTCCGGCACGTTGCTGATCACCACCACGATCTCGGCCGGGACGTCGCCGCGCCGGCACGCGTCAATGAGGGCCTGCAGCACCGTCCCCGCGCCGGACACCAGGACGCCGACGCGCAGCGGCCCGGCGCGCTCAGGCACGGATCTCGACCCCGCGCGCCCCGGCCTCGATCTCCCCCACCACCCACGCGCGCTCGCCGGTGTGCTCCAAGAGATGCACCGCCGCCGGCGCGGAAGTGCGCGGCACGACGAGCAGCAGCCCGAGCCCCATGTTGAACGTGCGAAACATCTCCTCGTCGGCGATTCGCCCGCGCCGCTGGATCACGGTGAACACCACCGGCACCGGCCAGCGGCTGCGCCGGAGCACGGCGTGGCACCCGTCCGGGAGGATGCGCACGAGGTTGCCCGGCAGCCCGCCGCCCGTGACGTGCGCGATGCCGTGCAGCGCGACGCGCCGGCGCAGCGCGAGCACGGGCTTCACGTACGGCCGGTGCGGACGCAGCAGCGCCTCTTCGATTGTCTCGCCGAGGTCCGGGAGCCGCCGCGCGAGCGCCCGCCGTACCGCGTCCCGAGGGCCGCGCGGCAGCAGCACCGCGCGCGCCAGCGTGTATCCGTTGGTATGGAGGCCGTCGCTCGCCAGCCCGACGACGGCGTCGCCCGGCCGGATCTCGGCCCCGGTGACGACCTCGTCGCGCTCGACGGCTCCGACGGTGCAACCGACGACGTCGAGTTCGCCCCGGACGTAGACACCCGGCATCTCCGCGGTCTCGCCCCCGAGCAGCGTGATCCCCTGCGCCGAGCACGCTTCGGCGATTCCCTCGATCGTGTCCGAGATGACCGCGGGGTCGAGGCTCGACGACGCGACGTAGTCCAGCATGAACAACGGCGCGGCGCCCTGGCAGAGCACGTCGTTCGCGCCGTGCGCCACGATGTCGGCGCCCGCCCCCCGCGCGCGGCCGGCCAGCAACGCGACGCGGGTCTTCGTCCCGACGCCGTCGATCGAGCTGACGATGACCGGATCACGGTACCCGGCGAGCCGGAAGAGGCCGCCGAACTCACCGCCCGTTCCCAGCGCCCCGTCGCGGCGTGTCGCGCGGATCCGCGCGCGCACGCCGGCGAGGATCTCTTCTTTGGCCGCGATATTCACGCCCGTCTCACGGTACGTCAGCGGGCGCGCGGCGCGGGGGGGCGACGCCCGCAGGAAACCGCCCACGGAGAGCGGCCTGGGGTCCCGCGTCGGACGGGGCATGGCGCGCTTAGGCGCCGGGCGTTCCGACGGGGGCCGTGCGGGATTCGAGCGCCATGCGGCCCGCCAGCGCTTCCGTCGGCGTCTCCGTCGGGTACACGCCGGTGAGGCACGCGAGACACAGGTTGGGCCGCGGCAGCGCGAGCGCCTCCACCAGCCCGTCGACGCTGAGGTAGCCGAGGCTGTCCGCCTCGATCTCGCGCCGGATCTCCTCGACGGTGAGGCGCGACGCCACCAGTTCGCCGCGGTTGCTCGTGTCGATGCCGTAGAAACAGGCGTGCCGGATGGGCGGCGACGAGATGCGGACGTGGACTTCGCGCGCGCCCACCTGGCGCAGCAGCCGGACGATCTGGCGGCTCGTGGTGCCGCGGACGATCGAGTCGTCGACCAGCACGATGCGCTTGCCTGCGACGACCTCCCGCACGGCGTTCAGCTTCACGCGCACGCCGAAGTCCCGCATCGACGGATCGGGCTGGATGAACGTCCGTCCGATGTACTTGTTCTTGATCAGTCCGACCTCGTGCGGCGCGCCCATCGTCTCCGCGAAGCCCATCGCGGCGGACGTGCCGGAGTCGGGAACGGCGATCACCGCGTCGGCCGAGGCCGGGTGCTCGCGGGCCAGCACGCGGCCCATCCGCCGGCGGACGTGGTGCACGTTCTGCGACTCGAGCACGCTGTCCGGCCGCGCGAAATAGATGTACTCGAAAACGCACGAGGCGCGGCGGTCGGGCGGCAGGACCTGGACCGAGCGCAGGCCGTCCGGCCCGGCGAGCAGCAGTTCCCCGGGGGCAACGTCCGCCACGGATACCGCGCCGACGTGGTCGAAGGCGCAGCTCTCGGACGCGAAGACCACGTCGTCGCCGAGCCGGCCCATCGCCAGCGGGCGGATGCCGTGCGCGTCGCGGAACGCCGTCAACGTGTCGCCGAGCAGCGCGACGGCGGTGTAGGCGCCCAGGATCCGCTCCATGCAGTAGGCAATCGCCTCTTCGAGCGTGCGGGCCGGCGCGGTCGCGATGAGCTTCGTCATGACCTCGGTGTCGGAGGTCGCGTGGAACCGGCAGCCGGCGTCCTCGAGCTCCGCGCGCAGCATCGGCGCGTTGACGAGGTTGCCGTTGTGGGCAAGGGCGAGCGTGCCCCAGGGCGTCTCTTCAATGAAGGGCTGCGCGTTCTCGAGGCGCGCCCCGCCCATCGTCGAGTAGCGGACGTGCCCGACCCCTACGCCGCCCGGCAGCCGCGCGAGGCGCTCCGGCGTGAAGACCTGCGCCACCAGCCCCATGTCCTTGACGACGTGCGTCCGCGTCCCGTCCCAGGTCGCGATGCCGGCGCTCTCCTGGCCGCGGTGCTGCAGCGCGTACAGACCGAGGTGCACGTACGGGGCGGCCGCCGCCGTCGTGCGTATCCCGAACACGCCGCACTCTTCGCGCAGCTTGTCCCAGGGCAGGCCCGTCCCGCGCCGGGTGTGAGGCTTGCGAAGCGATCCCGCGATCCGCATGCCTCTCATGCCTCCTCCACGATCGGATCCCAGGCCCGCGCGAGCGCGGCCACGGACACGTCGAGCAGCGGCCGGCCGGCCGGTGATCCGTCGGCGGTCACCACCAGGCGATCACCGGCAACGCGGCCGATCACCTGAACCGGCACCTCGAGGCGGCGCGCCAGATTCAGCAGGTCGGGCATCCGGCCCGCCGGTACGGAGCCCACCACGCGGCCGATCGCTTCACCGAACAGGGCCACGTCGGGCCGGCCGGCGCCGCGCAGCGTGACGCGCGCGCCCGGCCCCGCGGGGGCCGCGGCGCGGGCCGAGGCGTCCTGCCAGGCGACCACGCAGCATTCCGCAAGCGCCACCGCGAGCCCGCCCTCGGCGCAGTCGTGCGCCGATGCGAGCAGCCCCGCGGCCACCGCCTCGCGCACGTACCGGATCGTCCGTGCGACCGCCGGCAGATCGGGCTCGGCCAACCGTCCGGCGACGCGGCCGTGAATCGCGTCGAGATACTCCGAACCGTCGAGCGCCGGGACGCCGCCGCCGATCAGGACAACTAGGTCCCCGACGCCCGACCAGCCGGGGCGCGCATGCCGGCCCACGTCGTCGACGCG
It encodes the following:
- a CDS encoding HAD-IIIA family hydrolase; amino-acid sequence: MRAIVPAAGRGRRLEPATLTTPKPLLPVAGRPILAHVLDALAGAGIRDVVVVVGHLGDQIAAYLETRSGPRARVVVQSPLGGNGDAVRAARDYLDGPLLVAFGDTILCGDLSAAVRAGVTAIAVARVEDGRSYGIVETDDGGWVRRIWEKPAAPPSHDAVAGTFVFAEGRRLREALDEMAGRRHAAASPPGEVWLTDVVQRMIDRGERVRTFRVDAFYDCGTPERLAAAERALRAAGGPQGRGAGVSAGQAGGGRRAVFLDRDGVLIRDVVHLTDASQIEILPGAPAGVRRLHRAGWMIVVVTNQSVVARGMVSEDELRRIHDTLESRLLAHGAALDAIYYCPHHPEGAIDAYRVVCDCRKPAPGLLLRAASDLGIDLRASVMIGDAATDVEAGRRAGCRTVRLHGPAGEAPAGPAMARGRDADHVAADLAAAADWILAEMPASSGQPVDRGRL
- the purH gene encoding bifunctional phosphoribosylaminoimidazolecarboxamide formyltransferase/IMP cyclohydrolase, with amino-acid sequence MTIKRALLSVADKTGIVDLARGLAAFGCEIVSTGGTAAALREAGVPVSPLETLTGFPEILGGRVKTLHPAVHGGLLAVRADERHTEELSRHGIRPIDLVAVTLYPFEAALARGSGDPVLIEEIDIGGVTMLRAAAKNFHDVVVLSDPAQYGRALEEIARTHDVSLETRRRLAREAFRRTSAYDRAIGGWLEAAAESRASDAARGAGAPVGTGEFPAEIGFAFEKIQDLRYGENPHQRGAFYRDRAGGAESRAVPSVATARQISGKELSYNNIYDLDAALEVVREFGDAAAAVVKHGIPCGVAIAGSVREAYLRAREGDPVSAFGGIVAINRRVDRTAAEAIGETFLEAVIAPGFDEDAAALLGRKKAVRLLETGPLGPAGPRPGVDWRRVRGGLLVQDRDALDLVEADLKVVTSREPTADEWKDLRFAWTVCRHVRSNAIVFARGRGVVGVGAGQPNRVESVRIAGRVAGDRARGACMASEAFFPFADGVEAAAAVGIAAVIQPGGSRRDPEVIAAAETAGMAMVMTGLRHFKH
- the purN gene encoding phosphoribosylglycinamide formyltransferase; its protein translation is MPERAGPLRVGVLVSGAGTVLQALIDACRRGDVPAEIVVVISNVPDSYALERARAAGIRAVTVDHRDFSSRAAFEAVLRKTLEEAGAGLVCLAGFLRILTPSFVDAFAGRIMNIHPALLPAFGGKGMYGDRVHEAVLASGARVSGCTVHFVTRDADAGPIIVQAPVAVEDGDTPATLSARVRREELRAYPLAVRLFAEDRLRIEQNRVRRLPSGEGSRTGGEIRAKP
- the purM gene encoding phosphoribosylformylglycinamidine cyclo-ligase, yielding MPRPTRDPRPLSVGGFLRASPPRAARPLTYRETGVNIAAKEEILAGVRARIRATRRDGALGTGGEFGGLFRLAGYRDPVIVSSIDGVGTKTRVALLAGRARGAGADIVAHGANDVLCQGAAPLFMLDYVASSSLDPAVISDTIEGIAEACSAQGITLLGGETAEMPGVYVRGELDVVGCTVGAVERDEVVTGAEIRPGDAVVGLASDGLHTNGYTLARAVLLPRGPRDAVRRALARRLPDLGETIEEALLRPHRPYVKPVLALRRRVALHGIAHVTGGGLPGNLVRILPDGCHAVLRRSRWPVPVVFTVIQRRGRIADEEMFRTFNMGLGLLLVVPRTSAPAAVHLLEHTGERAWVVGEIEAGARGVEIRA
- the purF gene encoding amidophosphoribosyltransferase, translated to MRIAGSLRKPHTRRGTGLPWDKLREECGVFGIRTTAAAAPYVHLGLYALQHRGQESAGIATWDGTRTHVVKDMGLVAQVFTPERLARLPGGVGVGHVRYSTMGGARLENAQPFIEETPWGTLALAHNGNLVNAPMLRAELEDAGCRFHATSDTEVMTKLIATAPARTLEEAIAYCMERILGAYTAVALLGDTLTAFRDAHGIRPLAMGRLGDDVVFASESCAFDHVGAVSVADVAPGELLLAGPDGLRSVQVLPPDRRASCVFEYIYFARPDSVLESQNVHHVRRRMGRVLAREHPASADAVIAVPDSGTSAAMGFAETMGAPHEVGLIKNKYIGRTFIQPDPSMRDFGVRVKLNAVREVVAGKRIVLVDDSIVRGTTSRQIVRLLRQVGAREVHVRISSPPIRHACFYGIDTSNRGELVASRLTVEEIRREIEADSLGYLSVDGLVEALALPRPNLCLACLTGVYPTETPTEALAGRMALESRTAPVGTPGA